GATAATTGCTGTGCCAAAGTCAAAACATGTCGCCGCGTCACCCCATCAAGAATGCCCGTATCAAGAAAAGGGGTAAACAACTGACCGTTCTTGATCCAAAACACATTGCTCACAATTCCTTCCGCCACGAAGCCATCATGCGTCAAAAACAGGCCTTCCACATCGGGACGTGCACCGAGTTCTTGCCGAGCGAGGGCATTGTTTAAGAAATTATGCGATTTAAAGCGTTGCTGGCCTTCTGCTGTCTGTCTCGCCAACGCCAATGTCTGCAACCGCTTTGGCACGGGAGGTACTACCAGAGGTGCTACGGGTTTGGCAAATACAAATAAGGATGGACGCTCGTACCCCCCTGCTACCAAACCTACTCCTTCTGCGCCAGCCGTAATACTCAAGCGGACGTAAGCATCACGCAACTCGTTGGCATCTATCGTCATTAAGATAGTTTCAGCCAGCTCTTCCTTTGTCCAAGCAGGTCGAATCTGCAACGCAAAAAGCCCGGAACAAAGCCGGGCGTAATGAGCATCCCACAGAAATAGCTTGCGGTCGTATACGCGTAACGTTTCAAACAAACCAATACCGTACAAAAACCCGTGATCCAATACCGATACGGTAGCCTCGTGAGCCGGACAAATCGTCCCGTTTACATAAACGTGCATCTGCGCTCTCTCCCGATAATATAGTCGAGAGCATCATATCACATCTTTTTCTCCTCTTCATCCGGGGTCAAATCTTTCATCGACAGCTTAAACTCATTTAAAGTCTGTCCAACTGCACGACCAATCTCCGGCAGCTTCTTCGGTCCGAAAAGCAACAAGGAAATGATCAAGAGCAAAATCAATCCGGGAATACCGATGCTCGACAGCATTGCTACAACACTCCTTTTCCTGTCAAATACCCAGTCTCTTCAAAGGATGTGCATAAAGCATCCGATCTACTCCCAGCCCCAAGTGAAAAAGGCTACCACAGAAGCATGGTAGCCAATTTTTCACGAAAGTTTACTCTCGCTTACTTTTTCCCGCCCAAGATTTCAAAGATAACATCCGCATTTTTTGTGTTGTCGATCAATCCAGATACTTTCTCTTTTCCAGGACCATATGCATAGACGTTTACATCCTCGCCTGTGTGTCCACCGGTTGTCCAACCTGTAAAGGAACGAATATCGATAATCGCTTCGATGGCATTATCAATTTTCACTTGGTCTTTCGTTTCAGCAGCTTTCTTCACAGAAGCGATTTCTTGCGGAGTCAGCTCCAGGTCAATGTACTTCTTGAGTGTTTCTTCTACTTTTGCACCTTTTGCAATTTCAGTCGAAATGAAATCAGGCGTACGTTTCACTGCTTTAATTGGCTCTACCAAGAAGTTGTACTCATCTTTAGCTCCTACAGACAATCCACCCGTGGAATGGTCAGCAGTGGCGATAACCAGCGTATGGCCATCTTTTTTCGCGAAATCAATCGCTGCTTTGAAAGCTCGCTCGAAATCTTCCATCTCGCTCATTGCGCCAACGATATCGTTGTCATGACCAGCCCAGTCAATTTGGCTTCCTTCCACCATCAGGAAGAACCCATCCTTGTCCTTGCTCAGACGATCGATCGCAGCATTTGTCATTTCTTCCAGGGAAGGTGTTTCCTTGGGGCGGTCGATCATTTTGTCCATTCCGCCATCTGCAAACAATCCGAGAATTTTGTCGTTTTTGTCGTCCAATAGTTCGCTCTTCGAAGTAACGTAGCTGTAGCCATCTTTCTTAAACTCTTTCGTCAGGTCACGATCTTTACGAACGAAGTTTTTCAAGCCACCACCAAGCATTACGTCAATAGAATGCTCGCCGTTAATTTTCAAATCATAGTAATCATTCGCAATCGCATCCATATTTTTTCGGCTTTCGTCATGGGCACCATAAGATGCAGGGGTAGCATGAGTAATTTCGGAGGTCGCTACCAAGCCAGTAGATTTGCCTACTTTTTTCGCGCGCTCGAGTACGGTTTCTACTTCTGATTTGTCGTTGTCTACCGCAATCGCATTATTGTATGTTTTTTTACCAGAAGACATCGCTGTAGCAGCAGATGCGGAGTCTGTAATATTTTGCTTGTGGTCTTCTGCGTACGTCATTTGTGCACCGACCAAATATTTATCGAATTCTGTCGGCTCCATCAGTGGAGTCGAAGGGTCGTCCTTCATGTAACGATGTGCGGTTGTGTAAGCAGTACCCATCCCGTCACCGATCAAGAAGATTACATTTTTCACTTTTGCGTTGTTATTATTTTCTGCTGCTTGTACAAGACCTGTAGTAGGACCGAAGAACGCTGTAAAAGCCAGCGAGGAGATTACTGCCACTGGAACGAGTTTTTTGGGGAATGTACGGAACATCATGTACCTCCTAAGAAATGAATTATTATTTAATTTCAGCTTGATTGTAATCTTCCAATATTGAGAAATGACGTGGGCAATGTAAAGAAGTTTAAGGAAATAGTAAAGATAGATTTACATTTGTCGATGAAAGCAAAAAACCGCCCTCGAAAAAAGGCGGTTTTCCTGTCGTATCTATGTGTTAACCTGTCGTATGGCGCGCGTATGCAGTAAGGAAGTTCTTTAGCAATTGTTTGCCGTGCTCCGTAATGATCGATTCAGGGTGGAACTGGACCCCTTCGATTGGGTACTCTCGATGGCGCACAGCCATAATTTCACCTTCGGCTGTCCGAGCGGTTACTTCCAGCTCTCTCGGAATCGACGCTTCCTCAATAATCAAGGAATGGTAACGTGCCGCTGTAAAAGGGGACGGGATGTCCTGAAAGATAGTTTTGCCATCATGGAAAACTTCCGACGTTTTTCCGTGCATCAAGCGCTCGGCCCGAATGACTTTTCCACCAAACACTTGCCCAATGGACTGATGGCCCAAGCAAACACCCATAATCGGAATTTTTCCGGCAAAATGGCGGATCACATCCATGCTGATCCCCGCTTCATTTGGCGTGCACGGTCCTGGAGACACCATCAAATAATCAGGTGCCAGTCGCTCAATTTCTTCCAACGTAATCTTGTCGTTGCGATACACTTGGAGCTCTTCCCCAAGCTCTCCCACATACTGCACCAAATTGTAGGTAAAGGAATCGTAGTTATCAATCATCAAAATCATCGTACACTCGTCTCCTCTCAACTCATCATTCTCTGCTCGCTCAACTCAAGCGCTTTCCACAACGCTTCTGCCTTTTTCAATGACTCGGCATATTCGGCCTCTGGAACTGAGTCAATCACGATACCCGCTCCAGCCTGGACATGAGCTACGCCATCCTTGATCACCATCGTGCGGATGGCAATGTTGACCTCGATATCACCATTGAAGCCAAACCAGCCGATTGATCCCGTATAGACGCCTCGCTTGACTGGCTCCAGCTCTTCGATGATTTCCATCGTGCGAACTTTTGGTGCTCCGGTGATAGTACCTCCCGGAAAAGTCGCTTCAATCGCATCAAGCGCATCCTTGCCTGCTGCCAGCTCTCCTTTAACGTGAGAGACGATATGCATGACGTGGGAATATTTCTCCACAACCATGAATTCGCTAACCTCCACACTGCCAAAGCGACAGACACGACCCATGTCATTGCGTTCCAGATCAACCAGCATGACATGCTCTGCACGTTCCTTTTCATTATCAATCAGCTCACGTGCCAAGGCATCGTCTTGCTCGTCCGTTAAACCACGTGGACGTGTACCGGCGATCGGACGCGTATGCACTTCCTTGCCTTTTACCTTTACAAGTAACTCTGGCGAGGCACTAACCAATTGAAATTCAGGGAAGCTCAGATAGCCCATATACGGAGACGGATTCAGCTTGCGAAGCACATCGTACACTTCTGGGGCAGTCACCTGCACCGGCTTGCTTTGCCGTACCGACAGATTGACCTGAAAAACATCCCCTTGGGCGATGTACTCCTGCACGCGACGAACGGCATCCTCGAATTGGTCTTTGGCAAAGGATACAGACGCTGGCACTAGCTTGGCAAGCGGTCTTTTTCGCAAAGCTTCCCAATCTGTCTCATCGCGATCCATTGCCAATGAAGCAATCGAGTCCATGCGTTTTTCCAGCTGGAGTGCTGCTTGTCGATAGCTCTCTTCGCTCAAATTGTCCGCGCTCAAATGCGTCAGGCAAATGATCTCTCGGGTCTCATGATCAAAGACAAGAAGGTCTTGCATTATCATAACATACAGGTCTGGCAACTGTAAGTCGTCAGTCGCTATCTGTGGCAAGCTAGGCTCAAAAAAGCGGTTCATCTCATAGCTGATATAACCTACCGCGCCTCCGGAAAAATCTGGCAGACTTGGAAGTGCAGGCGTACAGTAACGAGAGAGCAGCTCTCGTAAAGCATTCAATGGGTTGTGAGTTTCTATGCTCTCGATTTTCCCTTCCGGGTACGAAACGATGGTTTCTCCTCGCTGGCTGCGCAGCGTAGCGATAGGCTCATATGCCAAAAAGGTATACCGCCCAGCTCGTCCACTTTCCAGCAGGACAGCATTTTGCAGAGAAGGCTGTAGTTTTGTGAGCACCTGCCACGGATCAATCGTCGAAGACCACGGTCTACGCAGGGCTAGGGGAACCAACGAATAAGATAAGGCATACGTCTGGCAATCAGCAAAGGTAGGGAACATTCTTCCTCTTCACGCTCCGGTTTTCACTATTTATCCGTTCATTATATAGTTGCCTGACACAAAAAGAAAAGACCACGTCGCCATCGTGGCGCCCCGTGGTCTTGCGGTATCTTTTTACAATTAATCTTCGAACTGATACAGAGGCGTGGACAAATAACGCTCCCCATTCGAAGGAATGACAACGATCACTTTTTTGCCTTTGCCGAGCTTCGCTGCTACTTGCAGAGCCGCATGGATCGCTGCTCCTGAAGAAATCCCGCCGAGAATGCCTTCCTGACGAGCCACACGACGTGCAGTTTCAAAAGCGTCCTCGTTTTCTACCTTAATGATCTCGTCGTAAATTTGTGTATCAAGAATATCCGGCACAAAGCCAGCCCCGATACCTTGGATCTTATGTGGACCTGGTTTGCCGCCAGACAAAACTGACGAAGCCGCAGGCTCTACAGCCACGATTTGTACTTTCGGATAGTGTTCACGAAGAACCTGCCCTACACCCGTAATCGTTCCACCTGTACCGATACCGGAAATAAACGCATCTACGCCGCCGATTTCCTTCGCTTGGTCCAACAGCTCACGAGCCGTTGTCTCACGGTGAATGGCCGGGTTTGCCAGGTTTTTAAATTGCTGCGGAATGAAATACGAGCTATCTTCTTTCGCCAGCTCTTCTGCTTTGCGAATCGCTCCGCCCATCCCTTCGCTGCCTGGTGTGAGAATCAGCTCCGCACCATACGCACGCAACAAGTTGCGTCGCTCCATACTCATCGTCTCTGGCATGACCAGAATAGCACGATATCCTTTTGCAGCAGCAACCATCGCGAGTCCAATACCGGTATTTCCGCTCGTAGGTTCAATGATGGTATCACCCGGTTTCAGACTTCCATCTGCCTCTGCTGCCTCAATCATCGACAACGCAATTCGGTCTTTTACACTGCTGCCCGGGTTGAAGAACTCCAGCTTCAAGTAAATGTCTGCAATATCTTCAGTGACAACACGATTCAGCTTCACAAGCGGAGTAAATCCGATCAATTCGGTAATGGAATTAGCCACGCGCATATGTTCTGCCCCTCCTATTTTCAATAACCGAGTAAAACGCTAGGATTTATTGACATAATTATATCAACGGTAGCCTATTTGGTCAATGAGGCATTTGCCCAGGAATCTGGACCCCTACCGATTTTTGCAATCGCTCCAGCACGACATCCAGTGATTCGACCTGGGCAAATGCGATTTCTCGGCGCAGCTCATCTTTTACCTCTTCAAACGTCCGTTGACTGGCTTCCTTGCGCTCTGTCAGTTGATAAATGACGTATTGTTCTTCTATTTTGATCGCTTCACTATATTTGCTTTTCTCCAGCTTTTCTACAATGGGCTTCGCCTCGTCAGGCAATCGATTATCCTTAATGGAAACCCAGCCTACATCGCCGCCGTTCACAGCTGTATCCTCATCAATCGAACGCTCTTTGGCAATCGTCTGAAAGTCGGCCCCGTTTTTTAAATCAGTCAGCACTTGTTCCGCTTCTTTTTGGGAAGCCACGACGATTTGTCCTACATGCATTTGCATCGGTCGGGTATAGCGGTCAGCTCGGCTATTGTAGACGTTTAGTACTTCTTCATCCTTGATGGTCATGTCCTTCGTTGCCAGGGTTTGCAGCAGGATTTGGTAGGAAATCTCCTGCTTCAGGGCTTCCACGGTCGTTCCCGCTTGTTTTAACAACGCAGCCTCAAACTCGCTGTCTGTCCGACTGCCGTAACTGTCGCGAATCTGGGAAAGCTCTTGCTCTAGCTGCTTCGGATCAACCGTGATGCCAGATCGCTTCGCCTCTTGAAAAACGACTTCCCGATTAATCATGTCGTTTAGCACTTGCTTACCGAACTTTTGTTTCAGCGCCGTTACATACTCGTCGTTGCTAATCGTCTGATCCCCCACGATGGCGGCAGGCTGCAGCTTGCCTGATGCCTGGAACCATGCCCAGGTAACGGCAAGCAGCAACAATACAAGCGCCCCAATGAATGCCCACAACCCTTTTACGTTGGTCATGCCAACACTCCCCTACTTGACGCCGCGCTTACATGTCTTTCAGGATGTCTTCCAACGCGGATCTGTCATAATGGTAACGTTCATTACAGAAATGACAGTGTACTTCTGCTTCGCCCTGTTCCTCAATCAGACCTTCCATTTCTTCGCGTCCCATGCTGATCAGTGCCTGAACAACCTTATCCGCTGTACATTTGCAGCTAAATTGAATCTCCGTGCGGCTCAGGATTTTTGGCTCATCCAATACGCGGGCCAAAATCTCTTCAGGAGTCAAACCTTCGCCAATCATGCGAGAAACCTGTGGAAGCTGTCCCAAGCGCTCTTCAATTGCTGCCACAACCTCTTCAGGTGTATTCGGCAACAGTTGAAGAATGAATCCACCCGCAGCCAAAACAGAACGGTCTTCAGGATTAACCAGTACACCCACACCTACTGCTGAAGGCGTTTGCTCGGACATCACAAAATAATAGGTGAAGTCTTCCCCAATCTCTCCAGAGACGATCGGCGCACTGCCTTGATACGGCTCCTTGAGACCGAGATCTTTTGTTACGTACACAAACCCGTCTGTTCCCACTGCACGCGCTACATCGAGCTTGCCTTTATCGTTTAGCTCAAAGTGTACGTGTGGGTTGGATACATATGCGATTCCTTCACCATGTGCGTTTGCTTCCGCCATGATCTGCCCGATTGGTCCGCCCCCTTTTACTTTGACATGGAGGCTCTCGTTTCCTTTTAACATCGCCCCCATCATCAAGGTAATGGTCAGCGTACGTCCCGCTGCTGCTGTCGCTGTATTCCACATATCATGACGACGACGCATATCTTCGACAGATTCTGTCGTGCGTGCGGCAAATGCACGAACATGCCCATTAAAACCAGTTGCTCTTATCATATAATCGCCCATGTAGCGATCCTCCTTTTCAAGCTACCTCTTTACATAGCGAAAAAATCATGAAGCTATCTTACCAGTTTACCACAAGGAGAAAAAGACTACGCTTCTCCCGCTGTGAGTCTGACACTTTGCGAATTCGATCATATTTCTGACAGAAAAAGCCCCTCTGTACGAAGAGGGGCCGAAATAACCAAATCCTATGTTAGGTTAAATAATCTTTTAATACGTGTGAAGCTTTTTGCGTTCGCAATCGGTCAATTGTCGTCGCTTCAATTTGGCGAATACGCTCGCGGGTAAGACCAAACATTTTCCCCACTTCCTCCAGCGTATACACTTGATCATCATAGAGACCATAACGCATGGAGATAATTTCTTGGGCGCGGGGACTAAGTCGCTCCAACGCTGCGCGCATTTGCGAGCGAAGGTCCACTTTTTCAATCCAGTCATCCAGCGAGGACAACCCATCATCCATGATTTCTGCGTAGCTCAAGCTCTCGTCTTCATGCCAAGCCTGCCATTTCTCACTATCCAGTTCAGCGTCGATGGATTCCATCTTCATCATTAAAGCCAGTTCGATGGCCTCCACCTTTTCTAATGGGATATCCAAGAGTACGGCAATCTCCTGCCGATCTGGCGTCCGGTTCAAGGCATGGACAAGATGTAGTACTTGCTTCTGATACTGGCGAATTTGCTCATGCATGTGGACAGGAATGCGAATCAAAGTTGCTTTGTCGTTGATGGCACGGGTGATCGCTTGAGAAATCCACCAGTGTGAGTAATGATAGAGACGCACGCCACGTCCCACATCAAATTTGTCAATCGCGGTAAACAAACCTATCGTGCCCTCCTGAATCAAATCCAGGAACGGCATCCCTCTTTTCAAATGGCGCAAAGCGGTACTAACTACGTATCGTAAATAGGCGCGCACAATCGTTTCACGTGCTTCAAGATCGCCATCCCTTTGATAGCGAATCAGGCAAGCAAGCTCTTCTTCTTTGTCCAACATGGGTGTTGCAGCGACGCTTTCCAAAAACAGTAGAGCAGAAGTGTCCGACCGAAGCGATCTAGGGACAACAATTCCCAACTGTGTCTCCACTTCCCGCCAACGACGGGGAGTTGAATGGAACGAGGAGGTACTCAGAGTCATATGCAACCCTCACTTCTCTGGAATGGAAGATCACGATGAAGTAGGTGAGTCACGGAATGTTTTACTGTATCCGTATTTCGACAAAACCTGTTCGATTCCTGCTAGTTAACAGAATATTAACAGTTCTCCTCTCCGAATAGTTGATGAAAGCCCTTTCATAGTATATAGTTAGAAGTTTATGAAGAAAATGCCATCCCCATTAACGAAGGATGGCAAAAAGATAATGTTGAATCTTCTGATAAAATCAAGAACTACTGATACAAGTGACAGGCGACGAAGTGGTTGGTGTCCACTTCCTGCCAGATAGGCTTCTTTTCGGCGCATACGGCTTTGGCTACTGGACAGCGCGTACGGAACACACATCCGCTAGGTGGATTGATCGGGCTCGGAACGTCTCCTTCGATAATGGTGCGCTCACGGCTTTTCTCCAAATCAGGGTCAGGGACAGGAATAGCCGACAACAACGCCTGCGTGTAAGGATGCTTCGGTGATTCGTAAAGAATTTCACTGGCAGTCATCTCGACCATATTGCCTAGGTACATGACGCCAATACGGTCACTGATGTGCTTGACCATCGCCAAATCATGCGCGATAAACAAGTACGTCAGCTTTTGTTCCTGCTGTAATTTCTTCATTAAGTTAACAACCTGTGCCTGAACCGAAACATCAAGTGCCGAAATCGGCTCATCGGCAATGATGAAGGTAGGATTGACGGCAAGCGCCCGAGCAATGCCTATCCGCTGTCGCTGACCACCACTGAACTCGTGCGGGAAACGGTTGGCATGCTCTTTCTGCAAACCAACCATCTCCAACAGCTCAATCACTCGATTCATCCGTTCCTTCCCTTTATATAGCCCGTTCAGATACAGACCCTCCGAAATGATTTCCGCGATGTTCATTCGGGGGTTAAGAGAAGCATACGGGTCCTGAAAAATCATTTGCATATGGCGTGTCAGCTTGCTCCGCTCAGCAGATGATGCCTGATGGACGTTTTGCCCGTCAAAAATGACCTCACCTGTCGTCGGTTGATACAATCCAATGATTGTACGGCCCGTGGTCGATTTGCCGCAGCCAGATTCCCCTACCAGTCCAAACGTTTCCCCCTCGTATATATCGAAGGAAACATTGTCAGCTGCCGTAAGTGAGAGCCCTTTACCCAACGTAAAGGTTTTTGTCAGGTTCTTTACCTGGATCAGCTTCTTTCGTTGCATCTGGCCACTCCTCCCCGTTATCCGTTTACCAGTATCGTCTAGAGACGCAATGTTCCTTTTCGAGCTTGTAGCCATCCAGCTTGACGATCTCGATGACACTTCGCGAATCCGGAGAATGAATCATTTCACCATTCCCCATGTAAAT
The window above is part of the Brevibacillus antibioticus genome. Proteins encoded here:
- the pabC gene encoding aminodeoxychorismate lyase, whose translation is MHVYVNGTICPAHEATVSVLDHGFLYGIGLFETLRVYDRKLFLWDAHYARLCSGLFALQIRPAWTKEELAETILMTIDANELRDAYVRLSITAGAEGVGLVAGGYERPSLFVFAKPVAPLVVPPVPKRLQTLALARQTAEGQQRFKSHNFLNNALARQELGARPDVEGLFLTHDGFVAEGIVSNVFWIKNGQLFTPFLDTGILDGVTRRHVLTLAQQLSMPVEEGRYRLEELLNADEVFTTNSVQEIVPITEIDGHCVPSTYGTYSCELHRAYRQSVAASE
- the tatA gene encoding twin-arginine translocase TatA/TatE family subunit; this encodes MLSSIGIPGLILLLIISLLLFGPKKLPEIGRAVGQTLNEFKLSMKDLTPDEEEKKM
- a CDS encoding alkaline phosphatase; the protein is MFRTFPKKLVPVAVISSLAFTAFFGPTTGLVQAAENNNNAKVKNVIFLIGDGMGTAYTTAHRYMKDDPSTPLMEPTEFDKYLVGAQMTYAEDHKQNITDSASAATAMSSGKKTYNNAIAVDNDKSEVETVLERAKKVGKSTGLVATSEITHATPASYGAHDESRKNMDAIANDYYDLKINGEHSIDVMLGGGLKNFVRKDRDLTKEFKKDGYSYVTSKSELLDDKNDKILGLFADGGMDKMIDRPKETPSLEEMTNAAIDRLSKDKDGFFLMVEGSQIDWAGHDNDIVGAMSEMEDFERAFKAAIDFAKKDGHTLVIATADHSTGGLSVGAKDEYNFLVEPIKAVKRTPDFISTEIAKGAKVEETLKKYIDLELTPQEIASVKKAAETKDQVKIDNAIEAIIDIRSFTGWTTGGHTGEDVNVYAYGPGKEKVSGLIDNTKNADVIFEILGGKK
- the pabA gene encoding aminodeoxychorismate/anthranilate synthase component II, which gives rise to MILMIDNYDSFTYNLVQYVGELGEELQVYRNDKITLEEIERLAPDYLMVSPGPCTPNEAGISMDVIRHFAGKIPIMGVCLGHQSIGQVFGGKVIRAERLMHGKTSEVFHDGKTIFQDIPSPFTAARYHSLIIEEASIPRELEVTARTAEGEIMAVRHREYPIEGVQFHPESIITEHGKQLLKNFLTAYARHTTG
- a CDS encoding anthranilate synthase component I family protein, with translation MFPTFADCQTYALSYSLVPLALRRPWSSTIDPWQVLTKLQPSLQNAVLLESGRAGRYTFLAYEPIATLRSQRGETIVSYPEGKIESIETHNPLNALRELLSRYCTPALPSLPDFSGGAVGYISYEMNRFFEPSLPQIATDDLQLPDLYVMIMQDLLVFDHETREIICLTHLSADNLSEESYRQAALQLEKRMDSIASLAMDRDETDWEALRKRPLAKLVPASVSFAKDQFEDAVRRVQEYIAQGDVFQVNLSVRQSKPVQVTAPEVYDVLRKLNPSPYMGYLSFPEFQLVSASPELLVKVKGKEVHTRPIAGTRPRGLTDEQDDALARELIDNEKERAEHVMLVDLERNDMGRVCRFGSVEVSEFMVVEKYSHVMHIVSHVKGELAAGKDALDAIEATFPGGTITGAPKVRTMEIIEELEPVKRGVYTGSIGWFGFNGDIEVNIAIRTMVIKDGVAHVQAGAGIVIDSVPEAEYAESLKKAEALWKALELSEQRMMS
- the cysK gene encoding cysteine synthase A, giving the protein MRVANSITELIGFTPLVKLNRVVTEDIADIYLKLEFFNPGSSVKDRIALSMIEAAEADGSLKPGDTIIEPTSGNTGIGLAMVAAAKGYRAILVMPETMSMERRNLLRAYGAELILTPGSEGMGGAIRKAEELAKEDSSYFIPQQFKNLANPAIHRETTARELLDQAKEIGGVDAFISGIGTGGTITGVGQVLREHYPKVQIVAVEPAASSVLSGGKPGPHKIQGIGAGFVPDILDTQIYDEIIKVENEDAFETARRVARQEGILGGISSGAAIHAALQVAAKLGKGKKVIVVIPSNGERYLSTPLYQFED
- a CDS encoding peptidyl-prolyl cis-trans isomerase translates to MTNVKGLWAFIGALVLLLLAVTWAWFQASGKLQPAAIVGDQTISNDEYVTALKQKFGKQVLNDMINREVVFQEAKRSGITVDPKQLEQELSQIRDSYGSRTDSEFEAALLKQAGTTVEALKQEISYQILLQTLATKDMTIKDEEVLNVYNSRADRYTRPMQMHVGQIVVASQKEAEQVLTDLKNGADFQTIAKERSIDEDTAVNGGDVGWVSIKDNRLPDEAKPIVEKLEKSKYSEAIKIEEQYVIYQLTERKEASQRTFEEVKDELRREIAFAQVESLDVVLERLQKSVGVQIPGQMPH
- the hslO gene encoding Hsp33 family molecular chaperone HslO — translated: MGDYMIRATGFNGHVRAFAARTTESVEDMRRRHDMWNTATAAAGRTLTITLMMGAMLKGNESLHVKVKGGGPIGQIMAEANAHGEGIAYVSNPHVHFELNDKGKLDVARAVGTDGFVYVTKDLGLKEPYQGSAPIVSGEIGEDFTYYFVMSEQTPSAVGVGVLVNPEDRSVLAAGGFILQLLPNTPEEVVAAIEERLGQLPQVSRMIGEGLTPEEILARVLDEPKILSRTEIQFSCKCTADKVVQALISMGREEMEGLIEEQGEAEVHCHFCNERYHYDRSALEDILKDM
- a CDS encoding sigma-70 family RNA polymerase sigma factor — protein: MTLSTSSFHSTPRRWREVETQLGIVVPRSLRSDTSALLFLESVAATPMLDKEEELACLIRYQRDGDLEARETIVRAYLRYVVSTALRHLKRGMPFLDLIQEGTIGLFTAIDKFDVGRGVRLYHYSHWWISQAITRAINDKATLIRIPVHMHEQIRQYQKQVLHLVHALNRTPDRQEIAVLLDIPLEKVEAIELALMMKMESIDAELDSEKWQAWHEDESLSYAEIMDDGLSSLDDWIEKVDLRSQMRAALERLSPRAQEIISMRYGLYDDQVYTLEEVGKMFGLTRERIRQIEATTIDRLRTQKASHVLKDYLT
- a CDS encoding ABC transporter ATP-binding protein — encoded protein: MQRKKLIQVKNLTKTFTLGKGLSLTAADNVSFDIYEGETFGLVGESGCGKSTTGRTIIGLYQPTTGEVIFDGQNVHQASSAERSKLTRHMQMIFQDPYASLNPRMNIAEIISEGLYLNGLYKGKERMNRVIELLEMVGLQKEHANRFPHEFSGGQRQRIGIARALAVNPTFIIADEPISALDVSVQAQVVNLMKKLQQEQKLTYLFIAHDLAMVKHISDRIGVMYLGNMVEMTASEILYESPKHPYTQALLSAIPVPDPDLEKSRERTIIEGDVPSPINPPSGCVFRTRCPVAKAVCAEKKPIWQEVDTNHFVACHLYQ